One genomic segment of Brevibacillus laterosporus LMG 15441 includes these proteins:
- a CDS encoding response regulator, with translation MLRFFLIEDDAVVRRMLERLIHESKLGEIIGQASDGIHVSIDQLYGVDVVLIDLLMPGMDGIQTIKKLQGEGFTGKFIMVSQVENKEMIGEAYLQGIDTFIQKPINKLEVLSVLKRVADHLSLEASLQSIRKSLQILDIKGKEQLNQGYQGFHAPRLGTFEQNHLEQSARQLLLQLGIAGEAGARDLFAMIQWLATEERGGHLLRDMQLKELYARVLQRMSNKIDEQVLVKEVRAMEQRIRRMVLQAFTHLSSLGLTDYANPTFEHFAPRLFDFKEVRLRMKELEAGEKTTKCRINVRKFLSVFFMEAKK, from the coding sequence ATGCTTCGGTTTTTCCTAATTGAAGATGATGCTGTTGTACGTAGGATGCTGGAGAGACTGATTCATGAAAGCAAGCTAGGGGAAATCATTGGACAAGCAAGCGATGGTATCCATGTTTCGATTGACCAGTTATATGGTGTAGACGTTGTTTTAATTGACTTATTAATGCCAGGGATGGATGGCATACAGACGATTAAAAAGCTTCAAGGGGAGGGCTTTACCGGTAAATTTATCATGGTATCGCAGGTAGAAAATAAGGAAATGATCGGGGAAGCGTACTTACAAGGAATAGATACCTTTATTCAAAAGCCGATTAATAAGCTTGAGGTGCTTTCCGTATTAAAACGGGTAGCCGACCATCTCTCATTGGAAGCATCCTTACAATCTATTCGCAAATCGCTTCAGATATTGGATATTAAGGGGAAGGAACAGCTTAATCAGGGGTATCAAGGCTTTCATGCGCCACGTCTGGGAACGTTTGAACAGAACCATCTGGAACAAAGTGCCCGCCAGCTCTTACTACAGCTAGGAATTGCAGGTGAGGCAGGGGCACGTGATCTTTTTGCCATGATTCAATGGCTGGCTACGGAAGAACGTGGGGGGCATTTATTGCGGGATATGCAGCTAAAGGAGCTGTATGCCCGGGTATTGCAAAGAATGTCTAATAAAATAGATGAGCAGGTACTTGTAAAGGAAGTTCGAGCTATGGAGCAACGGATTCGCCGAATGGTGCTACAAGCCTTTACACATTTATCCTCGTTAGGCTTAACCGATTATGCGAATCCTACATTTGAACATTTTGCTCCTCGCTTATTTGATTTCAAAGAGGTGAGGTTGCGAATGAAGGAGCTTGAGGCCGGCGAAAAAACTACGAAATGTCGCATAAATGTAAGGAAGTTTTTATCTGTATTTTTTATGGAAGCAAAAAAATGA
- a CDS encoding ATP-binding protein yields MRERLLLLLIIMLATAFFGEMKVNPFGGTFRFSLGIAAFFFGLLWFQSVPVLLIGLLTGAFTMWFRVGLDIVAYGTVWQESLFIHLPSVFYYCSFTLLFQIVSARRYVESPVLLGLIGATIDCASNLVELWVREISGVAPASWGESILVLLFFGALRSFFAVGLYNSFSIRQVRAVGEVRQQELERLRMINTGLYEETFYLRKSMTQLEEITRESYQLYRQLLSSENTESSRALHIAEHVHEVKKDSQRMLAGLLKIINQKELAPQLSISELCGLVIRANQKYAEMMGKRIQFTGKCDVNLSTSQIYELLSVLNNLVANAVEAIPIEGKIELSVGFDKREIIFHVRDNGAGILQEDREWVFELGYTTKYDREGKPSTGIGLTHAKGIIHSLDGTLRIMHESEPITHFEVRIPTDQLLREEGGLCFGFS; encoded by the coding sequence ATGCGCGAACGTCTTCTGTTATTGCTGATAATTATGCTAGCAACCGCCTTTTTTGGAGAGATGAAAGTGAATCCATTTGGAGGGACGTTTCGGTTTTCGTTAGGGATTGCTGCCTTCTTCTTCGGGTTATTGTGGTTCCAGTCAGTGCCAGTATTGCTGATTGGATTGTTAACGGGTGCGTTTACTATGTGGTTTCGGGTAGGCTTGGACATTGTGGCATACGGGACAGTCTGGCAAGAAAGCTTGTTCATTCATTTGCCCTCCGTCTTTTATTATTGTAGCTTCACGTTATTGTTTCAGATAGTGAGCGCCCGCCGCTATGTAGAATCTCCGGTACTGTTAGGGCTGATAGGCGCTACGATAGACTGTGCTTCAAATTTAGTAGAGCTGTGGGTACGTGAGATAAGTGGAGTAGCTCCTGCCAGTTGGGGAGAAAGTATATTGGTGCTTTTGTTCTTTGGAGCCCTGCGCAGCTTCTTTGCGGTGGGTCTATATAATAGTTTTTCCATTCGCCAAGTACGAGCGGTAGGGGAAGTTAGACAGCAGGAGCTGGAACGGCTACGAATGATTAACACCGGTTTGTATGAGGAAACCTTTTACCTGCGTAAATCGATGACGCAATTGGAGGAAATTACCAGAGAGAGCTATCAATTATATCGACAGCTTTTATCGTCAGAAAATACTGAATCATCAAGAGCCTTACACATAGCGGAGCATGTGCATGAGGTAAAAAAGGATTCTCAACGCATGCTGGCTGGATTATTAAAAATTATTAATCAAAAGGAATTAGCGCCTCAGCTATCCATATCGGAATTATGTGGATTAGTTATACGCGCAAATCAGAAATATGCCGAAATGATGGGAAAGAGGATACAGTTCACCGGGAAGTGCGATGTTAATCTGTCCACTAGTCAAATTTATGAGCTACTCTCTGTGTTAAATAATCTGGTAGCCAATGCAGTAGAGGCCATTCCTATTGAAGGAAAAATTGAGCTTTCAGTGGGTTTTGATAAGAGAGAAATTATTTTTCATGTTAGGGACAATGGGGCGGGTATTTTGCAGGAAGATCGGGAATGGGTGTTTGAACTAGGCTATACCACAAAGTATGACAGAGAAGGAAAGCCCTCTACAGGCATAGGCCTTACGCATGCAAAAGGCATCATACATAGCTTGGATGGTACACTCAGGATCATGCATGAATCAGAACCAATCACACATTTTGAGGTGAGAATACCAACCGATCAGTTGCTAAGAGAGGAGGGGGGCTTATGCTTCGGTTTTTCCTAA
- a CDS encoding glutamate ABC transporter substrate-binding protein, producing MKANKTWKKVLGVGLAVMLSATSLAACGSSKTQDGASSSGKAAATTSTVAKIKERGKYVVGVKYDLNLFGLKDPATGNVEGFDIDIAKAIAKKILGDENKIELKEVTSKTRIPMLKNGEIDSIIATMTITDERKKEVDFSDVYFMAGQSFLVKKDSTIKGLEDFTKGKKVVTAKGSTSAKNIRENAPEAEVLEFENYAEAFTALKAGQGDALTTDNALLYGMAKQDPNFRVVEGTFTEEPYGIALPKGDAEFVALVNELLKEMKQNGEYDKLYEKWIGEKPKN from the coding sequence ATGAAAGCAAATAAAACCTGGAAAAAAGTATTGGGTGTAGGCTTGGCAGTGATGTTGAGCGCAACATCACTAGCAGCATGTGGGTCTAGTAAAACACAGGATGGGGCTAGCTCATCAGGAAAGGCCGCAGCGACTACTAGTACAGTAGCCAAGATTAAAGAGCGAGGCAAGTACGTAGTCGGGGTTAAGTATGATTTGAATTTATTTGGGTTAAAAGATCCAGCCACGGGGAATGTCGAAGGCTTTGATATTGATATAGCGAAGGCAATTGCTAAAAAAATTCTAGGCGATGAAAATAAAATTGAATTGAAGGAAGTAACCTCTAAGACTCGTATTCCGATGTTAAAAAACGGAGAGATTGATTCCATTATTGCCACGATGACAATTACTGATGAACGCAAGAAGGAAGTCGATTTCTCTGACGTATACTTCATGGCCGGTCAGTCCTTCCTCGTGAAGAAAGACAGCACTATCAAAGGTCTTGAGGATTTTACAAAGGGTAAAAAAGTAGTGACGGCAAAGGGCTCTACTTCAGCCAAAAACATACGTGAAAATGCTCCAGAGGCAGAGGTTCTTGAATTTGAAAACTATGCAGAAGCCTTTACAGCATTAAAGGCAGGACAAGGTGATGCGTTAACTACAGATAATGCTTTGTTATACGGAATGGCTAAACAAGATCCGAATTTCCGTGTCGTAGAGGGAACATTTACGGAAGAACCCTATGGAATTGCTTTGCCAAAGGGTGATGCGGAATTCGTAGCATTGGTCAACGAACTCCTAAAGGAAATGAAGCAAAATGGTGAATATGACAAGCTTTACGAAAAATGGATTGGTGAAAAGCCAAAAAATTAG
- a CDS encoding amino acid ABC transporter ATP-binding protein has translation MISFHQVNKHYGNFHVLKNINLHINQGEVVVVIGPSGSGKSTLVRCMNRLETISNGELIVDNIKVNDKNTDINRLRRDIGMVFQHFNLYPHKTVLQNITLAPMKVLGISEKEAKETAMSYLEKVGIPDKADKLPSQLSGGQQQRVAIARGLAMKPKIMLFDEPTSALDPETIGEVLDVMKKLAKEGMTMVVVTHEMGFAREVADRIVFMDQGQILEEAHPDQFFANPREERAQLFLSRILNH, from the coding sequence TTGATTAGCTTTCATCAAGTGAACAAACATTACGGAAATTTCCACGTGCTTAAAAACATTAATCTTCACATCAACCAGGGAGAGGTTGTCGTGGTCATCGGGCCTTCCGGGTCTGGGAAAAGCACATTAGTTCGCTGTATGAATCGCCTAGAAACGATTTCAAATGGAGAACTGATTGTAGACAACATCAAGGTCAATGACAAAAATACCGATATTAATCGGCTTCGTCGCGATATCGGTATGGTGTTTCAGCATTTTAACCTGTATCCGCACAAGACTGTGCTGCAAAACATCACATTAGCTCCCATGAAGGTGTTGGGTATTTCTGAGAAAGAAGCAAAAGAGACGGCGATGTCTTACTTAGAGAAAGTCGGGATACCTGATAAAGCGGATAAGCTACCCTCCCAATTATCCGGAGGTCAGCAACAACGTGTCGCCATTGCTCGCGGGCTAGCCATGAAGCCCAAAATTATGCTGTTCGATGAGCCTACATCTGCACTTGACCCGGAAACGATCGGAGAGGTTCTTGATGTAATGAAAAAGCTCGCTAAAGAAGGAATGACGATGGTCGTGGTAACACATGAAATGGGCTTCGCACGTGAGGTGGCTGATCGAATTGTCTTTATGGATCAAGGCCAAATATTGGAGGAAGCGCATCCCGATCAGTTCTTTGCCAATCCACGTGAGGAGCGGGCCCAGTTATTTTTAAGCCGGATTTTAAATCATTAA
- a CDS encoding amino acid ABC transporter permease, whose product MIDFSILLEHSDLFIEGFGNTLKASVLALAGSLLLGTIIAVFCIAPVRPLNWIGVAYVEFIRNIPLLLVVFLFFVGLPALGIVLKPFLAGTLGLTVYTAAFIAETIRAGIMAIPKGQSEAARSSGLTYVQTMRYIILPQAFKVVIPPMGNQFINLVKNSSILGVIAGLDLMYFGDLISAETFVTFDVYIFVAIFYLMITLPLSFLVGYLERRLASHK is encoded by the coding sequence ATGATCGATTTTTCTATTCTTTTAGAGCACTCCGATCTATTTATAGAAGGCTTTGGAAATACGCTTAAAGCGAGTGTGCTGGCATTAGCGGGAAGCTTGTTATTAGGGACAATTATTGCCGTTTTTTGTATTGCACCAGTACGCCCACTAAATTGGATAGGGGTAGCATATGTAGAATTTATTCGAAATATTCCTCTCCTTCTGGTTGTGTTTTTATTTTTTGTGGGGTTACCTGCATTGGGAATTGTATTAAAACCGTTTCTGGCTGGTACGCTGGGGCTTACAGTCTACACAGCGGCGTTTATTGCCGAAACGATACGCGCAGGGATCATGGCTATACCTAAGGGGCAGAGTGAGGCAGCGCGTTCGTCAGGCCTTACTTACGTACAAACCATGCGCTACATTATCTTGCCGCAGGCGTTTAAAGTTGTAATTCCACCCATGGGGAATCAATTTATCAATCTAGTGAAAAATTCCTCGATACTTGGGGTGATTGCTGGCCTTGATTTAATGTATTTTGGTGATCTGATATCGGCCGAGACCTTTGTTACATTTGATGTTTATATATTTGTTGCTATTTTTTATCTCATGATAACTCTGCCGCTAAGCTTCCTCGTAGGATATCTGGAGCGACGCTTGGCGAGCCATAAATAA
- a CDS encoding amino acid ABC transporter permease, which produces MDFIGAYSPQYLVFLVEGFGVTLKVAFISIVLSFAIAIMIGTMRYARIPVVSQALATVVELIRNLPLLLIIFFTYFALPEVGLKLDKVAAAILALVIFEAAMLSEIVRSGLHSVDRGQIEAARSSGLSYMQTLWHVVLPQALRKMVPPIVSQFISLLKDTSLAVVIALPELMNHAQIINGRNVNYVIPTFLMVAMMYFVVNYSLSRVSKRLENKHI; this is translated from the coding sequence ATGGATTTTATCGGAGCATACTCTCCTCAGTATCTTGTCTTTTTGGTAGAAGGCTTTGGGGTTACGCTCAAAGTAGCATTCATTTCGATTGTCTTGAGCTTTGCTATTGCGATTATGATCGGAACCATGCGATATGCTCGGATTCCTGTTGTGTCACAGGCGCTTGCTACGGTGGTTGAGCTTATTCGTAATTTGCCGCTTCTGTTAATCATTTTTTTCACGTATTTTGCCTTGCCAGAGGTTGGCTTAAAGCTGGATAAGGTAGCAGCGGCTATTTTAGCACTGGTAATTTTTGAAGCGGCTATGCTGTCTGAAATTGTTCGCAGCGGTTTGCATTCAGTTGATAGGGGGCAGATAGAAGCGGCACGTTCATCCGGTCTATCTTATATGCAAACACTTTGGCATGTGGTGCTTCCGCAAGCTCTGCGTAAAATGGTTCCGCCTATTGTAAGTCAATTTATCTCCTTACTTAAGGATACATCGCTTGCAGTTGTTATTGCGCTGCCAGAATTAATGAATCATGCCCAAATTATTAACGGCCGAAACGTTAATTATGTGATACCAACCTTTTTGATGGTGGCGATGATGTATTTTGTAGTGAATTACAGCTTGTCACGAGTCTCTAAACGCTTAGAAAATAAACATATATAA
- a CDS encoding MFS transporter: MFGWLKQAPAAPRLPEHMIAKMYKIFRIRTLIGIFIGYAGYYLVRSNFALSTTYLKSDFGFTTTQIGLLSSVMAITYGVSKFFMGNLADKAHTQRFIAFGLVLSALANIFFGFTSSFGLFIVLLFMNGMFQGMGAPPCSIVMAKWFSKKERGTKMGIWNCSHNIGGGIIAPIVGVGLGIFGTQFWQAGVYIFPAALAILIAIFVWFCGKDTPQSCGLPPIDEYRNDYDDVKDESNGTDLSPKEILMKYVVKNKFVWFLCFANAFVYLIRFGVLNWVPLYLTDVKSFTQAQSHMAYLAFEWAAIPSSLLVGWLSDRVFKGNRMPLCIISMVGVVLATLVYWKSSNVLAISIAVSVIGCLIYVPQFLIGLSAIDFVPKFAVGTAVGMTGLFGYVGGSFVANAVIGFLVDASGWDGGFMLMLAGGVAASAFLILIQMGQKKQKEKLA, encoded by the coding sequence ATGTTTGGATGGTTAAAGCAAGCTCCAGCCGCACCTCGTCTACCTGAACATATGATCGCTAAAATGTACAAGATCTTCCGTATCCGTACATTGATCGGAATTTTCATCGGTTATGCTGGTTATTATTTAGTTCGTAGTAACTTCGCACTTTCTACAACCTACTTAAAAAGTGACTTTGGTTTTACTACAACTCAAATCGGTCTATTAAGCTCTGTTATGGCTATTACCTATGGTGTAAGTAAATTCTTTATGGGTAACCTGGCAGACAAGGCTCATACACAACGCTTTATTGCTTTTGGTTTAGTACTGTCTGCCTTGGCTAACATTTTCTTTGGTTTCACTTCTAGCTTTGGTCTGTTTATCGTTTTATTGTTCATGAATGGTATGTTCCAAGGTATGGGGGCTCCTCCATGCAGTATCGTAATGGCAAAGTGGTTCTCCAAGAAAGAACGCGGAACAAAAATGGGTATCTGGAATTGCTCTCATAATATTGGTGGCGGTATCATCGCTCCAATCGTTGGTGTGGGTCTAGGTATTTTCGGTACACAATTCTGGCAAGCAGGTGTATACATCTTCCCAGCAGCTCTAGCTATTCTTATTGCGATTTTTGTATGGTTCTGCGGTAAAGATACGCCTCAATCTTGCGGACTTCCGCCAATTGACGAGTATCGTAACGATTATGATGATGTAAAAGATGAATCAAATGGTACTGATCTATCTCCTAAAGAGATCTTGATGAAATATGTTGTGAAAAACAAATTTGTGTGGTTCCTCTGCTTTGCTAACGCATTTGTTTACTTGATTCGCTTCGGTGTATTGAACTGGGTTCCTCTATACCTAACAGATGTAAAAAGCTTTACGCAAGCACAATCCCATATGGCATATCTTGCATTTGAATGGGCTGCGATCCCAAGCTCCCTACTTGTTGGTTGGTTGAGCGACCGTGTGTTTAAAGGTAATCGTATGCCATTATGTATCATTAGTATGGTAGGCGTTGTACTTGCAACATTGGTATATTGGAAATCTTCCAACGTACTAGCAATCAGTATTGCGGTATCTGTTATCGGTTGTTTGATCTATGTACCACAATTTTTAATCGGGCTATCCGCTATCGACTTCGTACCAAAGTTCGCTGTAGGTACAGCAGTAGGTATGACAGGATTGTTCGGTTATGTAGGCGGTAGCTTCGTAGCTAATGCCGTAATCGGATTTTTAGTTGATGCTTCTGGCTGGGATGGTGGCTTCATGCTAATGCTAGCTGGCGGTGTTGCAGCTAGTGCCTTCCTAATCCTTATTCAAATGGGACAAAAGAAGCAAAAAGAAAAACTAGCATAA